One region of Ursus arctos isolate Adak ecotype North America unplaced genomic scaffold, UrsArc2.0 scaffold_33, whole genome shotgun sequence genomic DNA includes:
- the GADD45G gene encoding growth arrest and DNA damage-inducible protein GADD45 gamma gives MTLEEIRGQDTVPESTARMQGAGKALHELLLSAQRQGCLTAGVYESAKVLNVDPDNVTFCVLAADAEDEGDIALQIHFTLIQAFCCENDIDIVRVGDVQRLAAIVGAGDEAAAPGDLHCILISNPNEDAWKDPALEKLSVFCEESRSVNDWVPSITLPE, from the exons ATGACTCTGGAGGAAATCCGCGGCCAAGATACGGTTCCCGAAAGCACCGCCAG GATGCAGGGCGCCGGGAAAGCGCTGCACGAGCTGCTGCTGTCGGCGCAGCGCCAGGGCTGCCTCACCGCCGGCGTCTATGAGTCCGCCAAAGTCTTGAATGT GGACCCCGACAACGTGACCTTCTGCGTGCTGGCCGCCGACGCAGAGGACGAGGGCGACATCGCCCTGCAGATCCACTTTACGCTGATCCAGGCGTTCTGCTGTGAGAACGACATAGACATCGTGCGCGTGGGCGACGTGCAGCGGCTGGCGGCTATCGTGGGCGCCGGCGACGAGGCTGCAGCCCCGGGAGACCTGCACTGCATCCTCATTTCG AACCCCAATGAGGACGCGTGGAAGGACCCCGCCTTGGAGAAGCTCAGCGTGTTCTGCGAAGAGAGCCGCAGCGTCAACGACTGGGTGCCCAGTATCACCCTCCCCGAGTGA